One Phocaeicola dorei genomic region harbors:
- the cysS gene encoding cysteine--tRNA ligase, translating into MENKLTIYNTLSRQKELFVPLHAPHVGMYVCGPTVYGDAHLGHARPAITFDILFRYLTHLGYKVRYVRNITDVGHLEHDADEGEDKIAKKARLEQLEPMEVVQYYLNRYHKAMEALNVLPPSIEPHASGHIIEQIELVEEILKNGYAYESEGSVYFDVAKYNKDHHYGKLSGRNLDDVLNTTRELDGQSEKRNPADFALWKCAQPEHIMRWPSPWSNGFPGWHCECTAMGKKYLGEHFDIHGGGMDLIFPHHECEIAQSVASQGDDMVHYWMHNNMITINGQKMGKSYGNFINLDEFFHGTHKLLTQAYSPMTIRFFILQAHYRSTVDFSNEALQAAEKGLERLTEAVKGLERITPSAQTTGIEGVKDLREKCYTAMNDDLNSPIVIAHLFDGARMINTVLDKKATLSAEDLEELKSVFHLFMYEILGIKEEAANNEAREEAYGKVVDMLLEQRMKAKANKDWATSDKIRDELAALGFEVKDTKDGFTWRLNK; encoded by the coding sequence ATGGAAAATAAACTAACCATTTACAATACATTAAGCCGTCAAAAGGAACTTTTCGTTCCCTTGCATGCCCCTCATGTAGGTATGTATGTATGCGGTCCTACCGTATATGGCGACGCCCATTTAGGACACGCACGTCCCGCCATCACGTTCGATATCCTGTTCCGTTATCTTACCCATCTGGGATACAAGGTACGTTATGTCCGTAACATTACCGATGTCGGTCATCTGGAACACGATGCAGACGAAGGTGAAGATAAAATCGCCAAAAAGGCCCGTTTGGAACAATTGGAACCCATGGAAGTAGTACAATATTACCTCAATCGCTACCACAAGGCAATGGAAGCCTTGAATGTACTTCCACCCAGTATCGAGCCACATGCATCAGGTCATATCATTGAACAGATAGAGCTGGTAGAAGAAATTCTGAAAAACGGCTATGCTTATGAAAGTGAAGGTTCCGTTTATTTCGATGTAGCAAAATACAACAAAGACCATCATTACGGCAAACTGTCCGGCCGTAACCTGGACGATGTGCTGAACACCACCCGCGAACTGGACGGTCAAAGCGAGAAGCGTAATCCTGCCGATTTCGCTCTGTGGAAATGTGCACAACCCGAACATATCATGCGCTGGCCAAGCCCGTGGAGTAACGGTTTTCCCGGTTGGCATTGTGAATGTACCGCAATGGGCAAAAAATATTTGGGCGAGCATTTCGATATTCATGGAGGGGGAATGGACTTAATTTTCCCACACCACGAATGTGAGATCGCACAAAGCGTGGCTTCACAAGGAGATGACATGGTTCACTATTGGATGCACAACAACATGATTACCATTAATGGGCAGAAGATGGGAAAATCATACGGCAACTTTATTAACTTGGATGAGTTCTTTCACGGTACTCACAAGTTACTGACACAAGCCTACAGCCCCATGACCATCCGTTTCTTCATCCTTCAGGCACATTACCGCAGTACAGTGGACTTCAGTAACGAAGCATTACAAGCAGCCGAAAAAGGATTGGAACGACTGACAGAAGCTGTAAAAGGTCTTGAACGCATCACCCCAAGCGCACAAACCACCGGCATAGAAGGCGTAAAAGACTTACGTGAAAAATGCTATACAGCCATGAACGATGACCTGAACTCACCGATTGTCATCGCCCATCTGTTTGACGGCGCCCGTATGATCAACACAGTGCTTGATAAAAAAGCGACCCTTTCCGCCGAAGATCTGGAAGAGCTGAAAAGTGTGTTCCATCTCTTTATGTATGAAATCCTGGGTATAAAAGAAGAAGCCGCCAATAACGAGGCACGTGAAGAGGCATATGGCAAAGTAGTAGATATGCTGCTGGAACAACGTATGAAAGCCAAAGCCAATAAAGACTGGGCTACAAGTGATAAAATCCGTGATGAGCTAGCCGCTCTTGGCTTTGAAGTGAAAGATACCAAAGATGGTTTCACATGGAGACTGAATAAATAG